ATTTCTGACCGGGTATGGGAGTTGCTCGAACCTCATTTACCAGGAAGAAAAGGAACGTGGGGAGGTGTCGCCCATGACAATCGGCTTTTCATTAATGCCGTTTTCTGGATACTCCGAACTGGGGCTCCATGGAGAGATCTTCCACCCGATTACGGCGATTGGAAAAATACACATCGTCGATTTTGTCGTTG
The nucleotide sequence above comes from Desulfovibrio inopinatus DSM 10711. Encoded proteins:
- a CDS encoding transposase; translation: MKSAAHRRHDISDRVWELLEPHLPGRKGTWGGVAHDNRLFINAVFWILRTGAPWRDLPPDYGDWKNTHRRFCR